From Candidatus Neomarinimicrobiota bacterium, the proteins below share one genomic window:
- the rpsC gene encoding 30S ribosomal protein S3, protein MGQKTHPYGFRLGITKSWLSNWFDERNFAGKLSEDLMLRKYVSKRLSKGGVSRVEIQRTTKLITITIHTSRPGIVIGAKGKEVDQLREEIRKLTQSDVQVNIVEIKKPELDAYLVGENIAQQLERKVSFRRAIKRAIQSTMRMGAEGIRIQCSGRLGGAEMARVESAREGRVPLHTLRADIDYASVTANTSYGCIGIKVWICNGEVNTI, encoded by the coding sequence TTGGGTCAGAAAACACATCCCTACGGATTTCGTCTTGGTATCACCAAAAGTTGGTTATCCAACTGGTTTGACGAGAGAAATTTTGCCGGAAAACTGTCTGAAGATCTGATGCTTCGGAAGTATGTATCCAAAAGACTCTCAAAAGGTGGTGTTTCCAGGGTAGAGATTCAAAGGACAACCAAGCTGATCACCATAACGATTCATACATCCAGACCCGGAATTGTTATTGGCGCCAAGGGAAAAGAAGTCGATCAGCTGAGAGAAGAGATTAGGAAACTCACACAATCTGATGTTCAGGTAAACATTGTTGAGATTAAAAAGCCTGAGCTGGACGCATATCTGGTGGGTGAAAACATTGCCCAGCAGCTTGAAAGAAAAGTCTCTTTCAGACGTGCGATCAAACGTGCAATCCAGAGCACAATGCGCATGGGCGCTGAAGGTATCAGAATTCAGTGTTCAGGACGCCTGGGTGGTGCAGAAATGGCCCGTGTTGAATCTGCCCGTGAGGGACGGGTACCCCTGCACACGCTCCGTGCCGATATTGACTATGCATCCGTCACGGCGAACACCAGTTACGGATGTATCGGCATAAAAGTCTGGATTTGCAACGGTGAAGTAAACACAATTTAA